A part of Saccharomonospora amisosensis genomic DNA contains:
- a CDS encoding MFS transporter, whose product MPNSASPAHSGEHGRTAWFMLGMATLGFALNFWAWALLSPLGPRFEEELSLGAFEVALIVAVPVIVGSLGRIPVGALTDRYGGRVMFPLVSVGTIVPILFLGLFGHSSLAALLIGGFFLGLAGTAFAIGVPFVSAWFPPHRRGLAIGIFGAGMGGTAISAVTTVDLANAFGITAPFVFTAIALAVYAVVAAVVMRDSPAHTPPPESLAHRLAATLRLPATWEASALYAVAFGGYVAFSVYLPAYLRTAYQLSPVDAANRMAGFVLLAVLMRPIGGWLSDRLGPIRVLAGSMAVVALGAVTQSFTLSLMPVATIAFLAMAAALGAASGATFALVALLAPADKVGAVTGVVGAAGGLGGFVPPLVMGAVYGNFGSYALGLGALAIVAAAAVVFTATTVRKAAESHQSGMAGV is encoded by the coding sequence ATGCCGAACTCAGCCTCGCCCGCACACAGCGGGGAACACGGTCGCACAGCGTGGTTCATGCTCGGAATGGCCACGCTGGGTTTCGCCCTCAACTTCTGGGCGTGGGCACTGCTGAGCCCGCTCGGGCCTCGGTTCGAGGAGGAACTGTCGCTCGGTGCGTTCGAGGTGGCGTTGATCGTGGCGGTGCCGGTGATCGTCGGCTCACTCGGGCGAATCCCCGTTGGTGCGCTCACAGACCGCTACGGTGGCAGGGTCATGTTCCCGCTGGTGTCCGTCGGCACGATCGTGCCGATACTCTTCCTCGGCCTTTTTGGACACAGCTCGTTGGCCGCCCTGCTGATCGGCGGCTTCTTCCTCGGTCTCGCGGGTACCGCGTTCGCCATCGGGGTGCCGTTCGTCAGCGCCTGGTTTCCCCCGCACCGCAGGGGACTGGCGATCGGCATCTTCGGCGCCGGTATGGGCGGTACGGCGATCAGCGCGGTTACCACAGTGGACCTCGCCAACGCCTTCGGGATCACCGCGCCGTTCGTGTTCACCGCGATCGCGCTCGCCGTGTACGCCGTCGTGGCGGCCGTGGTGATGCGGGACTCCCCCGCGCACACACCACCGCCGGAGTCGCTGGCCCACCGGCTCGCCGCCACGCTGCGGCTGCCCGCCACCTGGGAGGCCTCGGCGCTTTATGCCGTGGCCTTCGGCGGTTATGTCGCGTTCTCCGTCTACCTGCCCGCCTACCTGCGCACCGCGTACCAGCTCTCCCCCGTCGACGCGGCGAACCGCATGGCGGGCTTCGTGTTGCTGGCGGTCCTCATGCGACCGATCGGCGGCTGGCTTTCCGACCGGCTGGGCCCGATCCGCGTGCTCGCGGGCTCGATGGCCGTCGTCGCGCTCGGCGCGGTCACACAGAGCTTCACCCTCAGCCTCATGCCGGTGGCCACCATCGCGTTCCTCGCCATGGCCGCGGCACTCGGCGCCGCCAGTGGCGCGACGTTCGCACTGGTCGCGCTGCTGGCCCCGGCTGACAAGGTGGGCGCGGTCACCGGTGTGGTCGGCGCGGCGGGTGGTCTGGGAGGCTTCGTTCCCCCGCTGGTGATGGGTGCCGTCTACGGCAATTTCGGCAGCTACGCGCTCGGCCTTGGAGCGCTGGCGATTGTCGCCGCGGCGGCGGTGGTGTTCACG
- a CDS encoding adenosylcobalamin-dependent ribonucleoside-diphosphate reductase — translation MRRRDGRLVAFDAARIEAAVTGAAREAGSTDPALPERVAEAVVDTLSRRYRREPPTVEQIQDVVERELIDAGHAETVRAYLVYRRHRAELRDAKALLEVRDELKLSLAAVTVLRERYLLTDARGRPVESTGELLDRSATFVAQAEEDYRAGSSQRWASRFSALLRGLEFLPNSPTLMNAGTPIGLLSGCVVLPVEDSLRSIFSSLGHSALIHQAGGGTGYAFSHLRPRGDRIVSTGGTASGPLSFLRLYDHASEVIQQGGRRRGAGMAVLDVSHPDIREFLAAKANAPGELSHFNLSVGVSDAFLRAAESGGTQWLVNPRSGRKVARVPAAELLDAMCEAAHRSGDPGLLFLDTINRANPLPRLGRIEATNPCGEVPLLPYESCNLGSLNLARFATGGRVDWDRLGEAAELSVRFLDDVIDVSRYPFPELEQATKAGRKIGLGFMGLAELLASLGIPYDSDDAVRLAGRVASHVRRHAHAASERLARERGPYPAFERGARPRETARRHAQVTSVAPTGTISLIAGTTSGIEPMFAIAYVRTVLGRQLLETNPHFERLARDRGFYTDELAANIARTGGVRDNPNVPADVRAAYPTALEIAPYWHLRMQAAVQRHVDAAVSKTINLPAGATVGDVRSTFLAAWRAKVKGITVYRYGSKEDQVLTLAEPAPTADTTFTGGCAGRSCEF, via the coding sequence GTGCGCCGTCGTGACGGCAGGCTGGTGGCGTTCGACGCGGCCCGGATCGAGGCCGCCGTGACAGGCGCGGCGAGGGAGGCGGGCTCCACCGACCCCGCCTTGCCCGAGCGGGTGGCCGAGGCCGTGGTGGACACGCTGTCGCGCCGGTACCGGCGCGAGCCCCCGACCGTCGAGCAGATCCAGGATGTCGTCGAGCGGGAGCTGATCGACGCCGGGCACGCCGAAACCGTCCGCGCCTATCTCGTCTACCGCAGGCACCGCGCCGAGTTGCGCGACGCCAAGGCCCTGCTGGAGGTCCGCGACGAGCTCAAGCTGAGCCTCGCCGCCGTGACCGTGCTGCGGGAGCGGTACCTGCTCACCGACGCGCGAGGCCGTCCGGTGGAATCCACCGGCGAGTTGCTGGACCGGTCCGCGACGTTCGTCGCGCAGGCGGAAGAGGACTACCGCGCGGGCTCGTCGCAGCGGTGGGCGTCGCGCTTCTCCGCCCTGCTGCGGGGGCTGGAGTTCCTGCCCAACTCGCCGACGCTGATGAACGCAGGCACCCCGATCGGGCTGCTTTCCGGTTGTGTCGTACTCCCCGTGGAGGACTCGCTACGGTCCATCTTCTCGTCGCTCGGGCACAGCGCGCTGATCCACCAGGCGGGCGGGGGCACCGGGTACGCGTTCTCGCACCTGCGGCCGCGAGGTGACCGCATCGTCAGCACCGGCGGCACCGCGAGCGGCCCGCTGTCGTTCCTTCGGCTGTACGACCACGCGTCCGAGGTGATCCAGCAGGGTGGTCGCAGGCGAGGCGCGGGCATGGCCGTGCTGGACGTGTCGCACCCCGACATCCGCGAGTTCCTCGCCGCCAAGGCGAACGCGCCCGGCGAGCTGTCGCACTTCAACCTCTCGGTCGGGGTCTCCGACGCCTTCCTGCGTGCCGCGGAGAGCGGAGGCACGCAGTGGCTGGTCAACCCCCGGAGCGGCCGCAAGGTGGCGCGCGTGCCCGCAGCCGAGTTGCTTGACGCCATGTGTGAGGCCGCGCATCGCAGCGGAGATCCAGGGCTGCTGTTCCTCGACACCATCAACAGGGCCAACCCGCTGCCGCGGCTGGGTCGCATCGAGGCGACCAACCCCTGTGGCGAGGTACCGCTACTGCCGTACGAGTCCTGCAACCTGGGTTCGCTCAACCTGGCCAGGTTCGCCACGGGCGGCCGGGTGGACTGGGACCGCCTCGGGGAAGCAGCCGAACTCTCGGTGCGGTTCCTGGACGACGTCATCGACGTCAGCCGCTACCCGTTCCCCGAACTCGAACAGGCCACCAAGGCAGGCCGCAAGATCGGCCTCGGCTTCATGGGCCTGGCCGAGTTGCTCGCCTCGCTGGGCATTCCCTACGACAGCGACGACGCGGTGCGCCTCGCCGGGCGGGTGGCTTCACACGTGCGGCGGCATGCCCACGCCGCGTCGGAGCGGCTGGCGCGGGAACGAGGCCCCTATCCCGCGTTCGAACGCGGCGCGCGGCCGCGCGAGACGGCACGGCGGCACGCCCAGGTGACCTCCGTGGCTCCGACGGGCACCATCTCGCTGATCGCGGGCACCACGTCGGGCATCGAACCGATGTTCGCGATCGCCTACGTGCGTACGGTGCTTGGCAGGCAGTTACTGGAAACCAACCCGCACTTCGAACGGCTGGCCAGGGATCGGGGTTTCTACACCGACGAACTGGCAGCGAACATCGCACGCACCGGCGGCGTGCGGGACAACCCGAACGTGCCCGCCGACGTGCGCGCCGCCTACCCCACCGCGCTGGAGATCGCGCCGTACTGGCACCTGCGGATGCAGGCCGCCGTGCAGCGGCACGTCGATGCGGCCGTGTCCAAGACGATCAATCTGCCCGCCGGCGCCACCGTCGGCGACGTACGCTCCACCTTCCTCGCCGCCTGGCGGGCAAAGGTCAAGGGCATCACGGTGTACCGCTACGGAAGCAAGGAGGACCAGGTGCTCACCCTGGCCGAGCCCGCCCCGACGGCGGACACCACGTTCACCGGCGGGTGCGCGGGGCGCAGCTGCGAGTTCTGA
- a CDS encoding DUF2267 domain-containing protein: MPNHQDPLARAQNSAHEWLATISDALGTQDRRYTYRALRAWLHALRDRLTVEAAAHFAAQLPELLRGTYYDGWVPSRVPVRFSTEECIERFSTQATVRRTDVRNTITGVSTGMSELLSPGTLEHALQQLPHDLRELFSPQVTAARAGAAERAAQAHYDEHAEHAEMQDQLRDLRQQIDNLTDVVSSLSRQA, from the coding sequence ATGCCCAACCATCAAGACCCGCTCGCCAGGGCCCAGAACAGCGCACACGAGTGGCTGGCGACGATCTCGGACGCGCTCGGCACGCAGGACCGCCGCTACACCTATCGCGCGCTACGCGCCTGGCTGCACGCGCTACGTGACCGGCTGACCGTGGAGGCCGCCGCCCACTTCGCCGCGCAGCTGCCGGAGTTACTGCGTGGCACCTACTACGACGGCTGGGTACCGAGCAGGGTCCCGGTGCGCTTCAGCACCGAGGAATGCATCGAGCGCTTCTCCACCCAGGCGACCGTTCGCCGCACCGATGTCCGCAACACCATCACCGGGGTCTCCACCGGCATGTCCGAGCTGCTCTCACCGGGGACCCTCGAGCACGCGTTGCAGCAGTTGCCACACGATCTGCGCGAGCTGTTCTCACCGCAGGTGACCGCGGCACGCGCCGGAGCTGCCGAACGCGCGGCGCAGGCGCATTACGACGAGCACGCCGAACACGCCGAGATGCAAGACCAGCTACGCGACCTGCGCCAGCAGATCGACAACCTCACCGATGTCGTCAGCTCGCTGAGCAGGCAGGCCTAG
- a CDS encoding ribose-phosphate diphosphokinase, which yields MGIGNVGTENMGTENPAPRIVSGSANPALAAGVCALLGVEQVEAELERFPDGELRPAVGDVRDRDVYVLGTTGGGHVHDQLMELLLLLDACRRCGAARLTAVVPYFAYARQDRRTGPGQGIGAKVVADLLVGAGAQRLVVVDPHTEALAAMVPLVVETVSAVDILAAALRPVPPDAVLVAPDLGAAKLAERYAAHLDLPVAVVRKTRLSGTAVRAERLAGDVSGRHPIVVDDMISTGGTVEAAAALCADAGSTRELTVVASHGLFSGSAPAVFGELPVKRLLVTDSVTPPEGIPVRVCSLAPLLADTIARLSGMRSVR from the coding sequence ATGGGTATCGGGAACGTGGGCACCGAGAACATGGGCACCGAGAATCCAGCGCCACGGATCGTGTCCGGCAGCGCGAATCCCGCACTGGCCGCGGGGGTCTGCGCGCTGCTCGGGGTCGAGCAGGTGGAGGCGGAGCTCGAGCGCTTCCCCGACGGGGAGCTGCGCCCCGCCGTCGGCGACGTTCGCGATCGTGACGTCTACGTGCTCGGCACCACCGGCGGCGGGCACGTGCACGACCAGCTCATGGAACTGCTGTTGCTGCTGGACGCCTGCCGCCGTTGCGGCGCCGCGAGGCTGACCGCGGTCGTGCCGTACTTCGCCTACGCCAGGCAGGACCGCCGCACCGGCCCGGGGCAGGGAATCGGCGCCAAGGTGGTGGCGGACCTGTTGGTCGGGGCAGGTGCGCAGCGGCTTGTCGTCGTCGACCCGCACACCGAGGCGCTGGCGGCGATGGTGCCCTTGGTCGTGGAAACCGTCAGCGCCGTCGACATCCTCGCGGCGGCACTTCGACCGGTGCCGCCGGACGCCGTGCTGGTCGCACCGGACCTCGGTGCGGCCAAGCTGGCCGAGCGCTACGCGGCCCACCTCGACCTGCCCGTCGCCGTGGTGCGCAAGACCCGGCTCAGTGGCACGGCGGTGCGGGCGGAGCGGCTGGCCGGTGACGTCTCGGGCAGGCACCCGATCGTCGTCGACGACATGATCAGCACGGGCGGCACCGTGGAGGCCGCGGCAGCGCTGTGCGCCGACGCGGGATCAACCAGGGAGCTGACGGTGGTCGCCAGCCACGGGCTGTTCTCCGGCTCCGCACCCGCCGTGTTCGGTGAGTTGCCGGTGAAGCGACTACTCGTGACCGACAGTGTCACCCCGCCGGAAGGCATCCCGGTACGGGTGTGTTCGCTCGCGCCGCTGCTCGCGGACACGATCGCGCGACTGTCGGGAATGCGCTCGGTGCGTTGA
- a CDS encoding DUF2267 domain-containing protein — translation MATAQEREAADTTWQQGQSDPVVRAEYTSQHWLAVVGERLGGADRHYSYRVLRAWLHTVRELLGVEDAAHLAGQLPEQLRGTFFEGWDPARVPAHFEPGEFTERFAREADVSADEVPTLAEATTAAVRELCSPGHIDRLLELLPRRLSETLSGERVRERTAPPLESRLRELEASVEALIGAVSALAKGLEQTPVDEPIGDRGTRAAREAHQILLARGRS, via the coding sequence ATGGCCACCGCACAGGAGCGCGAAGCGGCCGACACCACGTGGCAGCAGGGACAAAGCGACCCGGTCGTACGGGCGGAGTACACCTCGCAACACTGGCTCGCCGTGGTGGGCGAGCGGCTGGGCGGAGCGGACCGGCACTACAGCTACCGGGTGCTGCGAGCCTGGTTGCACACGGTGCGGGAGTTGCTCGGGGTCGAGGACGCCGCCCACCTGGCGGGCCAGTTGCCGGAGCAGCTGCGCGGAACGTTCTTCGAAGGCTGGGACCCCGCCAGGGTCCCAGCCCACTTCGAGCCGGGCGAGTTCACCGAGCGCTTTGCCCGCGAGGCGGACGTCTCGGCCGATGAGGTGCCGACGCTGGCGGAGGCAACCACCGCCGCCGTGCGAGAGCTGTGCTCACCCGGCCACATCGACCGGCTGCTCGAACTGCTGCCACGCAGGTTGAGCGAGACGCTCTCCGGCGAGCGGGTCCGGGAACGCACCGCGCCACCACTGGAGTCAAGGCTGCGCGAACTCGAGGCATCGGTGGAGGCGTTGATCGGTGCCGTCAGCGCGCTGGCGAAGGGACTGGAACAGACACCGGTGGACGAGCCGATCGGCGACCGGGGAACACGGGCCGCCCGGGAGGCACACCAGATCCTGCTCGCGCGGGGCCGGTCCTGA
- a CDS encoding CBS domain-containing protein, translating into MTEAKDIMHTGAECIGEHRTLAHAAQRMRELDIGAMPICGDDDRLHGIITDRDIVIKCVAQGADPNTMTAGELAQGTPYYTDTDTDIDDVLTLMEEHQIRRLPVVESDNHRLVGMISEADIARHLPEHAIARFVETITAQS; encoded by the coding sequence ATGACTGAAGCAAAAGACATCATGCACACCGGCGCCGAGTGCATCGGCGAACACCGGACCCTCGCCCACGCCGCTCAGCGGATGCGCGAACTCGACATAGGCGCCATGCCGATCTGTGGTGACGACGACCGGCTCCACGGCATCATCACCGACCGCGACATCGTCATCAAATGCGTCGCCCAGGGCGCCGACCCCAACACGATGACCGCGGGCGAACTGGCCCAGGGCACTCCCTACTACACCGACACCGACACCGACATCGATGACGTGCTCACCCTGATGGAAGAGCACCAGATCCGCCGGCTACCCGTCGTCGAGAGCGACAACCACCGGCTCGTCGGGATGATCAGCGAGGCCGACATCGCGAGGCACCTGCCCGAACACGCCATCGCCCGCTTCGTCGAAACCATCACCGCCCAGAGCTGA
- a CDS encoding hemolysin family protein: MAGYWYTLGLVAVLVVLNALLAGSEVALVSLRQEQLRLLEQRGGRRERLLVRLARDPNRFLATIQIGITLAGFLASATAAVSLAQPLARPLGFLGAAAEPVAVGLVTLVLTFITLVLGELAPKRLAMQYAQQWSLLAAKPLHWLSVVSRPVVWLLGKATSLVVRVFGGDPTAGREELTLDELRHAVAGSQSLTPEQRAIVTGALDLRRRTLREVQVPRGSVFTLTADVPAPRARAALAASGHSRAPVVGGRDLDDVVGVVSLRELVGRDDQDVAGAARPAQVLPGVAVVGDALLRMQAEREPFALVVDEHGSVTGIVTVEDLLEEIVGEIYDETDRDLAAVRVEQDGALTLPGTFPVHDLADLGVRLTDAPRGDYVTVAGLVLTELGRIPTTPGDVVSLSGWSFEVAAVRRRAVTSVRVRRRAQPRPA, encoded by the coding sequence ATGGCCGGTTACTGGTACACGCTCGGGCTGGTTGCCGTGCTGGTCGTGCTCAACGCTCTGCTCGCCGGCAGCGAGGTAGCCCTGGTGTCGCTGCGGCAGGAGCAACTGCGGTTGCTGGAACAGCGTGGCGGCAGGCGCGAGCGGCTACTGGTCAGGCTCGCCCGCGATCCGAACCGCTTTCTCGCCACCATCCAGATCGGCATCACACTGGCGGGGTTTCTCGCTTCGGCGACGGCGGCGGTGTCGCTTGCCCAACCGCTCGCCCGTCCCTTGGGGTTTCTCGGGGCGGCCGCGGAACCGGTGGCGGTCGGGTTGGTCACCCTGGTGCTGACGTTCATCACACTCGTGCTCGGCGAGCTCGCCCCGAAACGGCTGGCGATGCAGTACGCCCAGCAGTGGTCACTGCTGGCGGCCAAGCCACTGCACTGGCTTTCCGTGGTGTCGCGCCCGGTGGTGTGGCTGCTGGGCAAGGCGACCAGCCTGGTGGTGCGGGTGTTCGGCGGCGACCCGACAGCAGGCAGGGAGGAGCTGACCCTCGACGAACTGCGCCACGCCGTGGCGGGCAGCCAATCGCTGACTCCCGAGCAGCGTGCCATCGTTACCGGCGCGCTGGATTTGCGGCGGCGCACGTTGCGTGAGGTGCAGGTGCCTCGTGGCAGCGTGTTCACCCTCACCGCCGACGTGCCCGCGCCGCGGGCCCGGGCCGCACTGGCGGCCTCGGGGCATTCCCGTGCACCCGTGGTCGGTGGCCGCGACCTCGATGACGTGGTCGGTGTGGTCAGCCTGCGCGAGCTGGTCGGCAGGGACGACCAGGATGTCGCGGGCGCGGCGCGGCCCGCCCAGGTGCTGCCCGGTGTGGCGGTGGTGGGCGACGCGCTGCTGCGAATGCAGGCCGAGCGCGAACCGTTCGCCCTTGTCGTCGACGAGCACGGTTCGGTGACCGGCATCGTCACGGTGGAGGACCTGCTCGAGGAGATCGTGGGCGAGATCTACGACGAGACCGACCGCGACCTCGCCGCCGTGCGTGTCGAGCAGGACGGCGCGTTGACGCTGCCAGGCACGTTTCCCGTGCATGATCTTGCCGACCTAGGGGTCAGGCTGACCGACGCCCCGCGCGGCGACTACGTCACCGTGGCGGGCCTGGTGCTGACCGAGCTCGGGCGCATTCCCACCACACCCGGCGATGTCGTTAGCCTGTCCGGCTGGTCGTTCGAGGTGGCGGCGGTGCGGCGCAGGGCGGTCACCTCCGTGCGCGTACGGCGACGCGCGCAGCCGCGCCCGGCGTAA
- a CDS encoding glycoside hydrolase family 65 protein, with protein MASGDDHTRSDGRDEWLIRRATEDTESRRVDDTLFTLGAGGYAVRGSSEDEPPGDDPVVLVSGVYTGSGSDQRPMAGPDSTRLDVTPAAAADERVLDLRAGMLWRQERGTPSPLRTLRFVSARRPGVMALRAQAEEGRLHPGEPLRASQDGEPVRFGHDRDSAWVRVGGEQSISAAAVQRSWLERGTRTVERLAAYGTGGVEETRAAAEVAGAIGFERLLAEHREIWADRWETVDVRVPGHPDVTLAARFALFQLWCNVGGQGEAAVGPRGLSGYGYAGHVLWDADVFVLPAIASMNTELALDMVDYRVHRLRAAREAARSCGRAGARFPWESAVAGDDVTPTSGDLAGSHVPIRTGQLEEHITADVAWAVLHCARWTGEERFRRGGRAALVVETARYWASRLRVDPGGRAHIDAVMGPDEYHEPVSDNAFTNAMARWNLRAAAEFVDEPERGEFLDLAERIVVGYESETGRYEQFAGYFDLEPLVVSRVGPPPLAADAVLGGERVAGSQVIKQPDVLMLHHLLPDETVPGSLRPNLDFYLPRTSHGSSLSPGVCAGLLARDGRPDEALDLLRIALRMDLDDLTGTTANGLHMATMGSVWQAFLFGFAGAWVRDGVLDLDPVLPSEWPCLQLRFRCLGRKVRLEVGHDTVEVTADGPLAVRLRGGEVTEVTGPTRFELTRREARLPT; from the coding sequence ATGGCATCCGGTGACGACCACACCCGCTCCGACGGCCGCGACGAGTGGCTGATCCGGCGCGCAACCGAGGACACCGAAAGCCGCAGGGTCGACGACACGCTCTTCACTCTCGGCGCGGGTGGGTACGCCGTGCGCGGCTCGAGCGAGGACGAGCCGCCAGGCGATGACCCGGTGGTGCTGGTGTCCGGTGTGTACACCGGTTCCGGCTCCGATCAGCGGCCTATGGCGGGTCCGGACTCCACCAGGCTGGATGTCACCCCAGCTGCCGCCGCCGACGAGCGGGTTCTCGATCTGCGCGCGGGCATGCTGTGGAGGCAGGAGCGGGGCACGCCCTCACCGTTGCGTACGTTGCGGTTCGTGTCGGCACGCAGGCCGGGCGTGATGGCGCTGCGGGCGCAGGCCGAGGAGGGCAGGCTGCATCCCGGCGAGCCGTTGCGGGCGTCCCAGGACGGCGAGCCGGTGCGGTTCGGGCACGACCGGGATTCGGCGTGGGTGCGCGTGGGCGGCGAGCAGTCGATCAGCGCCGCCGCCGTGCAACGCAGCTGGCTAGAGCGCGGCACGCGCACCGTGGAGCGGCTGGCCGCCTACGGCACCGGCGGCGTCGAGGAGACCCGGGCGGCGGCTGAGGTCGCCGGTGCCATCGGTTTCGAGCGGCTGCTCGCCGAACACCGCGAGATCTGGGCCGACCGGTGGGAAACCGTCGACGTGCGGGTGCCCGGTCATCCGGACGTGACGCTGGCCGCGCGGTTCGCGCTGTTCCAGTTGTGGTGCAACGTCGGTGGTCAGGGTGAGGCGGCCGTCGGCCCGCGCGGGCTGTCCGGATACGGCTACGCAGGGCACGTGCTGTGGGACGCCGACGTCTTCGTGCTTCCCGCGATCGCGAGCATGAACACGGAGCTGGCACTCGACATGGTCGACTACAGGGTGCACCGGCTGCGGGCCGCCCGCGAGGCGGCCCGTTCCTGCGGCAGAGCGGGGGCCCGGTTCCCGTGGGAATCGGCCGTGGCAGGCGACGACGTCACCCCGACCTCAGGTGACCTCGCCGGCAGCCACGTGCCGATCAGGACGGGTCAGCTGGAGGAGCACATCACGGCCGATGTGGCGTGGGCGGTGCTGCACTGTGCGCGCTGGACCGGTGAGGAGCGGTTCCGGCGGGGCGGGCGAGCCGCGCTGGTGGTGGAGACGGCCAGGTACTGGGCGTCTCGACTGCGCGTGGACCCGGGGGGAAGGGCGCACATCGACGCGGTGATGGGTCCCGACGAGTACCACGAGCCGGTGTCGGACAACGCTTTCACCAACGCGATGGCTCGCTGGAACCTGCGCGCCGCGGCGGAGTTCGTCGACGAACCCGAGCGCGGGGAGTTCCTCGACCTCGCCGAGCGGATCGTGGTCGGTTACGAGTCCGAGACCGGCCGCTACGAACAATTCGCGGGCTACTTCGATCTCGAGCCACTGGTGGTCTCGCGGGTCGGTCCGCCGCCGCTGGCCGCCGACGCCGTGCTCGGCGGTGAGCGGGTCGCCGGCTCGCAGGTCATCAAGCAGCCCGACGTGTTGATGCTGCATCACCTGCTGCCCGACGAGACGGTGCCGGGTTCGTTGCGGCCGAACCTGGACTTCTACCTGCCGCGTACCTCACACGGCTCGTCCTTGTCGCCGGGGGTCTGCGCCGGACTGCTCGCCCGTGACGGGCGGCCCGACGAGGCGCTGGACCTGCTGCGGATCGCGCTGCGCATGGACCTCGACGACCTCACCGGCACCACGGCCAACGGGTTGCACATGGCAACGATGGGCAGCGTGTGGCAGGCGTTCCTGTTCGGGTTCGCGGGCGCGTGGGTGCGCGACGGGGTGCTCGACCTCGACCCGGTGCTGCCGAGCGAGTGGCCGTGCCTGCAACTACGGTTTCGCTGTCTCGGCCGCAAGGTGCGGCTGGAGGTCGGCCACGACACCGTCGAGGTCACCGCCGACGGTCCGCTCGCCGTGCGGCTTCGCGGTGGTGAGGTGACCGAGGTGACCGGACCCACCAGGTTCGAACTGACCCGGCGGGAGGCCCGGCTACCCACCTGA
- a CDS encoding ArsR/SmtB family transcription factor produces MSRPLYQLKAEFFKTLGHPARIRVLELLSEREHAVAELLPEIGVEPANLSQQLAVLRRAGLVTTRKEGSTVFYSLTSTHVAELLAVARKILTGVLSEQVELLDDLRTPVPGER; encoded by the coding sequence TTGAGCAGGCCCCTCTACCAGTTGAAGGCCGAGTTCTTCAAAACCCTGGGCCACCCGGCACGGATTCGGGTGCTCGAGTTGCTGAGCGAGCGCGAGCACGCGGTTGCGGAGTTGCTGCCGGAGATCGGGGTCGAGCCCGCGAACCTGTCCCAGCAGTTGGCGGTGCTGCGACGCGCTGGTCTGGTGACCACTCGTAAGGAAGGTTCCACCGTGTTCTACTCGCTGACCAGCACTCACGTGGCCGAGTTGCTCGCGGTGGCGCGCAAGATCCTTACCGGGGTGCTGTCGGAACAGGTCGAGTTGCTCGACGACCTGCGTACCCCAGTGCCAGGGGAGCGCTGA
- a CDS encoding NADH-quinone oxidoreductase subunit B family protein, whose translation MLRLWRAIRRAGRIAEPAPEAPATAAPPAAELAGSVQLRHVDAGSCNGCEIEISSAFGPVHDAERYGARLVASPRHADALLVTGPVTRNMAEPLRRTYEAVPEPKSVVAVGDCARDCGVFARAYGVAGPVSRVVPVDLEIPGCPPRPEAIVEGLRKLTGR comes from the coding sequence GTGTTACGGCTGTGGCGCGCGATCCGGCGGGCCGGCCGCATCGCCGAGCCCGCACCAGAAGCACCGGCGACGGCGGCGCCCCCGGCCGCCGAGCTGGCGGGCTCGGTGCAACTGCGGCACGTCGACGCCGGTTCCTGCAACGGCTGTGAGATCGAGATCTCTTCGGCCTTCGGCCCGGTGCACGACGCGGAACGCTACGGCGCCCGCCTGGTCGCCTCGCCACGGCACGCCGACGCCCTGCTGGTGACCGGCCCGGTGACCCGCAACATGGCGGAGCCGCTGCGCCGCACCTACGAGGCGGTGCCGGAACCGAAGTCCGTGGTGGCCGTCGGCGACTGTGCCCGCGACTGCGGCGTGTTCGCCCGTGCCTACGGCGTGGCGGGACCGGTGTCGCGGGTGGTGCCGGTCGACCTGGAGATCCCTGGCTGTCCACCGAGACCGGAGGCGATCGTCGAGGGGCTGCGAAAGCTGACCGGCCGATGA